Genomic segment of Seriola aureovittata isolate HTS-2021-v1 ecotype China chromosome 1, ASM2101889v1, whole genome shotgun sequence:
ACGGGGCTGCAGTGTGATGTTGTTTAAATTTATCACAACTGCGAACTCTTGTAATTGTACTGAGTGAACCTGAAGAAACCACAGGCGAAACGCGTTGTTTGCTCTCAGTGAAGTCATCTCATTGTGCGGTGCTTAAGTTTGATTTTCTGATATCACTTATGTAATCTTGTTTGACTTTTGGAAATGGATGGTAATGACAGtgattgtctgtctgtttgtttcctgaaGGAAGACGGAGGAATATTTCCTGCCCAGAATGATCCAGGAGGTGACAGGGCAGGTAAAAAGCCATCATCACTGAGACCCAGAACACTTATTCTCCACAGTGAGGGGGAGGGtcattgttttttctccctttttcttgGTTCCATCAGGACACAGTCCCATTCGGTGACTGTGTGCTGTCCACAAAGGACACCTGTATCGGCACTGAGATATGCGCAGAGCTCTGGAACCCTAGAAGGTAGAGCACCAGAGGATTGTGGATGTTGTAGTTTTCTGTGCAGTAACTcctgatgaatgaatgatgtcTCTGTTTCTCAGCCCCCACATAGACATGGGTCTGGATGGGGTTGAAATCTTCACTAACTCATCTGCCAGCCACCACGAGCTCCGCAAGGCTGACCAGAGAGTAAACCTGGTCAGGTCGGCAACCACAAAGGTACAGAGCTGTTCATGTAAAGACATGATATGTGTGATTCTGCTCGGTATAGATGTATGATGTGTAAGACTACATAGGCCAGAGGTCGGCAAGTAAGTTGGGCCTTGGGCCAACTTTTTTCTAATGCATTAAATGGCGGGTCAGAACATAATCAAATGCTAAATGAAGTTATTGATCAAAATGCAACTTGAATTTACTTTGTTGCGCTTCACATGTGTGGCGCTGTGGCCCACAGTCACAGTTAAGGGTGGCAATCTGGTAAAGAGATCATTGCAATCCAAGATCTTGCTAATCTACTGCATTCGGTTTTcgttctgattttattttgaaagtcctgAACAGAAATTGTGATTCCTATCTTTCCGCTGCTTTGATGcttctttcagatgtttgtaAGCTTGCCCACCCACAGTCACATATTATACGTTTATACAACTGACTGGTTCACTCATATTTTTCATATCACAAATTTATGTCCACTCCGTCAGAAGTTTGTCAAGCAAGCAACAGAACCTTTGGAAATTCCTTTCAGAACTTTCcagaataaaagctgaaaaaacccccaaaaagaAGCAGATTatcttgtgcttttattttctaagcAAAATCACTAAAGAGGAATTGATTCTGTGGGTAACTGTTGCTGCTCAGACAGAGATCTATTTTAGCAATGGAGATCTAtggtttttagatttttttttttttcgcagtCAGTTCTGCACTCAGTTTTGTTGGTGTTGTTCCAGAGTGGAGGTATCTACCTGTACGCCAACCAGAGGGGCTGTGATGGAGACCGTGTCTACTATGATGGCTGTGCCATGGTGGCCATCAACGGAGACTTGGTGGCACAGGGAGCACAGTTCTCCCTCAATGATGTGGTACGCGTGGACGTGTGGGCAGAGACTTAGGCATATTTCTTGCACctcttattcattttttctttagtAGTAAAGTAGGTTCCTTCTTGTGAAAAGTTATTTTAAGTTAGTCAAGtcaaaagtttttgttttttttcagtcacttaGATTTTTTTCCCAGTTCAGTCAGTTTGCTTTAGGCCCCTTATATCTCTTTTGTTAAATCTTATCTGGAATCGTGTGGAAAGCTGGCGTATCCAAAACCATGGAGTGGCTCCGTGACTTGTCCATGtgcagcagtggtggtggtggtcggACTGCCTCCCGCTCGCTGGAAAACACCTCGAGTTGCAGTCGTCCTCTCTTAGAAGTCGACATAAAAAAGAACAACCTGCATACAATTTAACCTCAGTTTAAATACATTCTTTTTCTACAGACTATGCAGAATTAGTAGGATTTTAGCAGTTTGTTCTGAATTTTTATCAGCCTATTTCTTGCTCAAATactaatagaaaataaaacacaaaacgtGTCTTTGactaaaaatgaatttcacaAGGCTATCACATTTCTCCAATTGGTTTTTTCCATGTGTAGCGTGAATACCACAATTTGAATTTTGCTCTCGTTAAAagaatggggcaccagtcctcagggaggacaatttgattaaaatacagATTGTTTTGATCAATCTCACATCCAAAGTTGTGATTTCTCGATTACAGGGATCTCCGATCTTCACTTCAAAGAAACACAGGCAACGACTGGGTTACGTTGATAATATTTATTGACTaactaaacacagtaaaatgaacaaGGATAATGACATGAATCTATAACTAATAATAACTATATCTACCAGCTGAACTAGCAGTGATTTGGGCGATGGTGAAAGAGAATGGATTTAGATATGTGTATAGCATTTATTCGTAACGGTGGAGAATTATTAAATCGGGATTAGTATTATTCCGACATCAACCCAGTTCGGAGCAAAGGATAGAGTTGCCTACTTTGAGTAGCGGAGCGCTGTTGAGATCCTGGCTGGAGCCCCGGAGTTTGGTTGCTAGGCGACGGGGACGCCACACTCCAAGTGGGTTTCTCTCAGAGATGACGGCCGTTGCCAGGGGTGACGGGCTCTGCCGATGTCTCGGTGGATCAGCGTCGGCGCAGTCTGCCAGCAGACTTTCTTCGTAGGCACTCTCGAGATCTGGTTAGCCGGTCCTGGTGTGGCGTGTAGCCGGAGGGCCGGAGGTTGACAGCGGAATAAACGCTAGTATTTAACTTAATTTGCCAGATAAGTTGGAAGGAGTTGGTGTTGGCCAAACGACGCAAAACCTTCAAAATCTTCTAGACAAAAGCTGGATTttgtcacaaaaagaaaaacgacaAAATTACTtatacacacctgtgtgtgattcAATTTGGAAGACTTGGCTTGTTGAAATAGTGAGGCAAAAATCGCGCACCAAAGTGTAAGAAGTAAAGTTTAAGCTAGAAACGAACGTGAGCTAGTGCGCGATACGAGGCGTAAGAGTTAAGATTGTAAGAAAAGTTGTAAGAGGAAGGATTGTAAAAGAAGCTATGTAAAAGAAGacgtaaaagaagaagaagaagaagagcgagCCCTGGAGGATCCTGCTGTTTTATCCTCGGGGTGTGTGTAGCTGGGGGGGCTTGACAGTTGTCGCCACCCCTTTggtcttccttctctttctttgtttcaataaagaaagagagaaataaaaccttaagttaatttgtttaatttggttttacgCGCAAGTGTTGCATATTCTACTCCCACCATGGCCCATTCATTTTGACAACGGCCTATATCAACTACCTAGCTAAAGTTTGGAATATACAAGATAACtaataaaatcatcatgtttAACAACACACATAGAATACATAGATCAATGAAAGGATAACAATTTGTAACCACACAAATATATAGCTAagttacaatataaaacagtaatGTCAGAGTGATGCATTAAGTTTGTCTATTTCTTAATTCCCTAAGGGAAAAAGGGGTCCAGTCTGGTCCTTAGATGGCAGTATTGTAATATGGTGGATATTTACCTTAGAACTAATAAAACCTATCTCAGCCTCCATGTGGGCTACAGAAATGAACTTTGGATCATACTTAGTTGAAATCTTTCCAGAGTAATACTGCATGAATTACCTGGTGATAGGACGTTTGATTCAATGACATTTCAATCATGCTTTATAAAATGTGGAATAGTTCATCAATCCGGCTTGGAATGTAGGATGGTTTTATGGCGGGGGTCTGTGGTTCCTCGTGAGACCCCCCTTTGGGTAAGAAAGGGTGTTAAAGGTGAgagtgttgttttctcttgtgagaGAAGATGAACCAGGAGTGTGAATCCTGGTGGTTTAGCACCTTGATGGCTAAATGTTCCTTTTCATGTTATTTGATAAGAGGTGGCACCCTCCTATCAATCCCGGATGAGTGTCAGGGATGAAACATGAATTCATTGTCAGTCTGTGGGGGAGAGTTGTGTTTGTCTCCCATTTGGTGCAGGAGTGTTGGTTCAGAATGAGTTCGATGAGCTAGCCATAAATTCCGATGGTATCTTCAAAAGCTAGTCTATTGGTGAGGGGAACTCATTTCGTCCCTGTTTTCTATCCATGTGATGGTTTGATGATGGGAAAGTGGACATGGGAGGCTCCCCATATCCTCCAGAGCACCCCAGTGTCCTTACCATAAATCTGGTGTCTGGTCACTGGCGTCCACCAGTGTCCGCTACACATGCACAGTCATTAAATTTGAATCATCATATATACACATCAATTAGTTGTCCTCCATAACCCTCTGGCAACAACAGTAATCTGAGTTTAAGTAAGTTTACTTCTTGGAAAATGTTAACACTGAAGTTAATTTGATATCAACAACATTTACTCAACACTGCTTGCAAAACCTGCAATCTCGTTTCCAATGTGCTCATTCTTACTTTCACTCTCATTCTTCTCCCCTCCTacttttttccctccctgctTCTGACTTTAGACTGTCATTTGTAGACACTGCACAACCTTTTGGCTTTTTTGTGGGACTACATGCATAATCtgatcattttaaatcaaacagcTGCCTGTTACATTTATAGGGGTTACAACCTGTAGATTAAAAAGACTGTAGGATATGATACAAAGACTAGacttgttttcatatttctttttttttttagtcagtgatgaagtttggtcgtggtaaacaccaacatttcaaactaaatgaatctttctttatttctaaaccttcaaacatGGACTTCAGATCAGGTGAAGAGTCTTTTGCCTCATCTTTATTTTCAAACATAGAAATGAAATGGAGTCAAAcgtacaatatttgtcttttaagtgtagtggagtaaaggCCAGAAgttgacaaaagaaaatactcaagtaaagaacagatactggaaaaatatacttaagtacagtactgaagtaaatgtacttagttactgtcCAGCCCTGTGTGTGAGGAGTCAAATCCAGCTCACAATGTACCTGCAAGTTAGTGCAACAAGTGTTGTGTGTAGGTGTcctgtgtgtgcaagtgtgttggtgtgtgttgcagagcAGGCAGAAATTgcaatgatgatgtcacaagagccacactgttctctctctctctctctctctctctctatctctctctttcccttccccttccccttctctgtgtgtgtgtgtgtctttgttggtGTGTTGTAGGAGGTGATTACAGCAACGGTCGACCTTGAGGATGTGCGTAGCTACAGAGGAGAACTGTGTCAGCCTCTCATGGTGAGACAGCGCCACCTTCCAGCCTTTCTAGAGCTCACGAATCACCAAGTTTTATTGTGTCACAGTTTCATTTGTCTGCTACTTTGTGTTGACCTGCCTTAAAAATTCCTCTTCCTgctgagcagcaaacagcagcaaattTCAACCCCagtacagttgtcatggaggaggaaattagctatagagaccaaaactgtttttgtaacaggctgcaaacatgtttatttctgctgtaaagttggacattttaacatgggagtctatggggattgactcataGTTGGATCCAGACTCTGGtcatctgcatttttttctcaattcaATGTTGGTTTCATGATTCAGCTCCAGAGGTTGATGTCAGGGAGTTGGTGGAAACTAAAACAGAACACTGAAAAAAGCACAGCTCTGAATGGATGTTAAACTTGCTCTGTGATCTTACTTAAAGTTTACTCTCTTAACTTTCATGTTTTAGTTTGTTCAGTTAAACAGCTTTAACAGAAGCAGAAAATCTTCTCTGTTTCTTGATCACTGTTTGATTGATTAACTGTTGGTcgtgtctctctgtttcctctgtcccTTCTCTGTTGTAGGAGAGTGAACATAAACCTTGCCACAGGGTCAAAGTTGACTTCCCTTTATCCACTTGTGATGATTTCTACCTGCCCACTCACCAACCAATAATGTGGCACTTTCATACACCAGAGGAAGAGATCAggtacaaaatacattttatcttgtacataatgtatttttcttgaCACAAAACCAGAattatcttttatctttgttaAATCAAAGAAACCATCTATTAATAACTCCTCTGTATAGCTGTTGACATCTGTGTTGTTCAGTCTAGGGCCAGCCTGCTGGCTGTGGGACTACCTGAGGAGAAGTGGACAGGTGAGGAGGAACACACGCTGAAAACAGTGCTGCTGTactgtgtagatgtgtgtagATCCTGACATGATGGCGTCTGtgctggttctggttctgatctGTGCTCCAGGCTGGTTTCCTGCTGCCTCTGAGTGGAGGCGTCGACAGCTCCTCCACCGCCTGTCTTGTCCACTCGatgtgtgtgctgctctgcCAGGCTGTAGAGGACGGCAGTGAGTGTGGATCACTTTGCTTCACAGATTCTCTCAAAGTTATTGCTCACACATGTTATTGTAAAGGAGAAGGCTAGTAATAGGCTCGGGTCGATATTTGATAATacaaatattgcaatatttcccaccattatcaatatttttcataatatcaaGACATATTTTTCGTTTATTCGTCTTGCACTGTCTGTCCTGTTGCTGAGTCTGACCcttatttcactgctttgcttccTGTACATTAAaccttggcatgtgacaaactgctgtttagtggcagcatcacttaCCATACcatacctgaaacataaaatagaaTGATagaattatatattataaaaaataccttaatcataaaatataataatataatcatacattaaaaaaactgaattataaaatataattatgtaattatactgtacataattttaaaaatgacataacataataacataaaatacaacaatatagtcataaattaagaaaatatatacaatatatggTGAAACCCagtaatacaataataatgtatattgcaatatttttggctggactTTATCGacagtcccacacacactgccctgCTGCCTCAAAGACTCACTgaagcaccaaatgtgtattcatccaCCACTTGACGTGGTCCGTATCAAATGTCTGAGCAGTTGTTTCCTGTTGTACAAGAATCTATATGTAGAGTTCATTTCAGCTggtgatgtgttgatgtgataCATTTAGACACTAatttgagaaagaaaagatgaatacAGCTCAGAACTCTGAACTTTCAGTATGCTACAGTGATGCCATCAGACAGGCTTTTATCTATTACTTTCAGACCCTGATTGTATAAGGATGTGAGGGATCTGGCTGTAGATGGTGATGCTACAGCCCACATTGTGatacaatatgaaaaatgtgaagaaaccatgtctctctctcagacacacaagTCCTGAAAGACATCCGCAGGGTGGTTGGGGATGACTCGTACTTTCCCCAACAGGCAAAGGAGTTGTGTGGCCGCATCTTTACCACCTGCTACATGGCCAGCGAAAACTCCTCTGAGGACACACGCAACAGGGCCAAAGAGCTGGCCAGTCAGATTGGCAGGTAAATACATGACAGAAAAGGACAGACTATAGTAGTAGGTTCTAATTCTGTTTACCTAGTCATTCTTTTAGCCGCTTCATCCTTTTTCATCCTGTTTTGCAGCTCACACATGAATATTAATATAGACATGGCAGTGAAAGGCATTCTGGGTATCTTCTCAGCGGTTACTGGGAGGTGGCCTCAGTTTCATGCCAATGGAGGAAGTCACAGAGAAAACCTGGCTCTGCAGAATGTACAGGTCCGACTCACTCACTTTGAGACTGTTGTCTCATTGTCTCacttcacagacacactctgACAGTTTAACCACAGACTTCACACTGTTGCTGCAGGAACACAACTGTGACTtactcacttcctgtgtgtgtgtgtgtgtgtgtgtgtgtgtgtgtgtgtgtgtgtgtgtgtgtgtgtgtgtgtgtgtgtgtgtgtgtgtgtgtgtgtgtggtgtgtgtgtgtgtgtgtgtgtgtgtgtgtgtgtgtgtgtgtgtgtgtgtgtgtgtgtgtgtgtgtgtgtgtgtgtgttcgtgtgtgttcgtgtgtgttcgtgttccCAGGCCCGGGTCAGGATGGTCCTGGCCTACCTGTTTGCTCAGCTGAGTCTGTGGGCCTCAGGTAGACCAGGGGGACTGCTGGTGCTGGGCTCAGCCAATGTAGATGAGAGGTATCagctaaccacacacacatctgtgatgTCTCATGTTACTGTCTGCAAAAAATAGTttcagaggagacacaggtTCCAGGTGGAGACACTACATCACACTGTGAGATGGGTCCTCTGATGGTTGATCAGGAGCtttggagaccaaacacagtcTACAACTGGTAGAATCTGAAATTTCTTTCATTGTGAGTGtctacaaaccaaccaatcaggacacagtataaaatgatgcacaacaCACAGGCCAGTACAATGCTCTGAAGAAAGTGTTTGGGGGGAAAAGGtcacatacatgcacaaaaaccaaaagaatggaggcaaaacaaacagaagcttTTATGGGACTTTGGGTGAATAGATGAGTCAGAATTTATAAACCACAGAGTATGCATCTAATCTCATgtacttttttatattttttatatctttatattcATAAGTTATAAGTTAtttttatgtcactttttttgccttaattctgGTAGAGATAGTGAGGGACAGGAAAGTTAGGGAAAACCTGGGCCAGACTGGAACCAGGGCTACTGCTGTCAGGACTAAGCCTTCATGGTACGCGCTCAACTTTTTCTACTGTTATCACAGCACTGTGATTCCGTGTTTCACTGCACATTCTGACGTGACTTAAACTGATATAGCAAGATGTTATCAGCCCAATCTTCTGTAGTTACATGTAATAAACACAGTTGTTGCTGTCACACAGTCTGAGGACCAGTGTCCAGACAGACAACATCACTGCATGAAAAAAGCAGCGTTCTCTCAGTGCAAGCTCAGAAAGGTGCTGCTAgtcaaacacatgcagatgacACTCTTGATAGATTACTTTGTAATGTGAATAataatcattcctcctgtttaCCTCTTGATTGTCAAGACAGAGGATGAAATGATTGTGGCAGTGATAATTTTTCAGAGTTGTAAATAGTATTATAAACCACTGTGCTGGGTGTTCTGTTAGTCAAACTGTCCATCTTGGATTGTATTGTCACACTGGTACTAGGCTTGGGTAATATTCCAAAATTTGATATCttgatacagtccagcccaaatatcgTAATATCCCTTATGATAtgatattattgttatattattgtattttatgtggCAGGTATAAGTGATGctgagttttatttgtcacatgacaAGGTTCAGTGTACAGTAAGCCAAGCAGTGACATGAAGGTCAGACTCtgtgcaaaaaatgtaaatatattaatatttaactcTGGTGCAGAGAgccagagttagcattagcacaaccactaacactgtgtcaggcACTaccagttacaagctaacaaacaacataaacaaataaaagatgctaactatgttAACCGttctgatatgtctgctagtctctgattctggtctgaATAGactcctgagtctgggtctgactgagactcaaacatgtggctggGTCTCTcggatgtttcctcctctaaccatcttgatactctctgctctttccccTTTCAACTTGGAGCAAGCAGTTtgtgggcggggcacaaggcctgatccaggtttctcaatcaggaagtaagagtagacGAGCTTCAGACCGAGTTTTTATGtgagaaaatcattttaaactaAACATGCATCATAGCAGAGAAGTTCTACAGAGTTTAAAATACATCTGGAGAGGCTTTAACAAATGCCAAGGCTCTGAGTTGATTTTGATGATGAATCAGTGGGTGtgtgaaaagaaggaaaaagataAATCTTACCACATATGAAATTGACTTTCATGAGTAGGGAAATGTTTGTTGTTAATGTAAGCTGTAAGCAGAGGATTTACTGATGCTACAATGGTTTATGTTTGGTGTAAGGAGGTTTTTCACCTGCTCACTGCAGCTGAATGTCTGTTCTTTACACAGACCACATTGTTTATGAAAGTAGTCACAGCCTAACTTGTCTTGCTCAGTCTCACAGGGTACTTCACCAAGTATGATTGCTCCAGTGCTGACATCAACCCAATAGGAGGCATCAGCAAGACAGATCTGAAGGGTTTCCTGCTGTACTGTGCTGAGCAGTTCCAGCTCAGTGCTCTGAGAGGGTGAGGACAGACCCGTTAGAGCTGACAACATAGACACCAAACGTGTCCCAGTGTTTCACCCTCTGCACTGAACATAAAGAGTAATCCTTCAGCAGTGGAGCACCAGGTTTTATGGGAAATATGACAAATCAGGAGTGTTCAGGTCTCATGCAGCAGTCTGTATTTCATTAAAACTTTGTCATATACCGTAATCACATGCAGCCTCTGGTgtggttttcagtttgtcagtgGTTCTGTTTCATCTGCAGAATCTTGGCTGCTCCACCCACAGCTGAACTGGAGCCACTCACAGATGGACAGGTCTCACAGACAGACGAGGTAAGATACAGCTGCCGCTGAACTTGTTACTTGTAGgattatttgagttttttttttttaatatgtgtattaTTTTGCTGTATAGCCAGAATGAAATCTTACAAATGGAGAATAAGgagaaaagataaataaattaatgaaaaagaaaaaccccacaaacacagcacatcgTACATAACCACAGGGCTACAGCCACAATTAAATTATGTGCAAGggaatatttctttaaaaagaacaacattatatttatatattacagaaccttttgagagaaaaaagagaaacgcAATACACAGCATGGTGCTTTACATTGGACTCAACACATTAATTCTTACTCTAAAAGAATTTCAGCACAGAGTTCCAGATCTTCTCAAACATACTTCCTCTATCTTCATTGTCAAATCTCTCCAGTCTCTCAAGTCTCTCCAGGTGTagtgtgtttgtcatttatcCCAAACACAAATCATATGTGGTAGAGTCCAGCTTCCACATTTGTAAAATTAACTTCTCTGCATTTACTTTCCAAACCAGACagccatttttttcatatttattggcAGAAGATAAAGAGCTAGTTGCTCCTTGAATCTCAGCTTGAATCAGCTGATCTGGTTCCCGGTGTTTCCCAAAAGTCCCTGAAAAACTGGGGAAAACTAGAAAATACTTTTCTAATGGGAGTTAAAATTACTTGCAAGAGTGTGTTAGATTACTTATTCTAGATTTACACCAATTACAAAAAGgtgaaacatcagaaaaaaatgatgtaacTTTTATGGAACACTCATCCCAGACCTCATCATTCAGTTGTACATTCAGTTCATTCGCTCATACCTGCTTAATTGATGTGCTTAAGCACATCAATGTCTACTATGTTTGTCTACTCCCATTAAGATTGATCCATCACCTAAAACAAATCAGGAGCTGAATGAAATCTCATAGATGATCATATTCATCCTGGCCCAGAATGATTGAACTTTAGCAATAAATGACGGGACCTTCCTCTTACTTGTATTTCAGTTTGTCGTGTCTCTAAACCAAGCAGCATAATCCTAAACTGAACCTTTGTTCCTACAAATCTTGTCCCACTCCTCATCATCCAGTGTCAGGTTCAGATCCAATCACCATGACTTCTTCAGAGCTGATAAAGCCCCATTACCCAATCAACATGGGATAATACGCAGTTCCCATAATTCATTGGTACTTTATCTTATAACTCcatttcctttcctccttctccaGTTTCCTCCATCATTCCATTTTTTAACACAAAATGTTGTTAGGGAAAATTCTTATCATCTGTGGTGAAGAAAGAGCACTGGAATCCAAGATGTTATGTTAAGGATGTTTATTGAAGCTTGGccaaggagaaaagaggaatcaTCAATACAGTCCCCTCCAAGCCTGTAACATTTAATGCAGGAGCTGTGGCACAGCAACCTAGGGCCTCACACTTACCTTTCACCctgagtcagtcattcattaggACAAGGCAAAATTTCCTCACGAATATCGAAATCATTGCATTATAAGTTGCATTGTTGTGTCAAATATAAGGTTGAAAGTAACAGGACATGTCTGTAGAGTGCCTCTGTTCTTCTCTGACCACCCTCAGGCAGACATGGGGATGACCTACTCTGAGTTATCAGTGATTGGGCGGCTGAGGAAGATCTCCAAGTGTGGCCCCTTCAGTATGTTCTGTAAACTCATTCACATGTGGAAGGAAGTGCTCTCACCTACAGAGGTCAGTCAGCTCCTTCACAATGTGGGTTTAACCCTCCATCAGAGGAAGTTAATCTTAAACTCAGCCAcataaaagaaagaggagattttctataaatctgtaaaacattattcattcttcaaatgtttattttccctgGTTACAGCATGGGTTCACCATTAAAGAAATACAGTTTTCCTGGAAGTAGAAACAGTGTACAgaatattgaattattttttattattattagtcatCAATATTGTGCATTTATCAGTGGCTGCCAAGATTTTTAATCTCAAAATAtttagtaataaaataaaaataaaatcttcttCAGGTGGCTCAGAAGGTGAAGCACTTCTTCTGGATGTACTCAGTGAACCGCCACAAGATGACCACGGTGACGCCGTCTTACCATGCCGAGAGCTACAGTCCTGATGACAACCGCTTTGACCTACGACCTTTCCTCTACAACACACACTGGACCTGGCAGTTCAGGTGCATCGACACCCAGGTAGACTTTAGGGACTTCTTCTCATTTTCATGTTACTAGAGCAGGTTAGACAAAGGAACaagacaaatgaacaaacatcTTAAAGAAGctgtttccatgtcttcttcttctgttccaCAGGTGTCCCAGATGACAGCGAACACCTCAAAGCAATAACACCTGAGGTTTTCAGAGCCCAGTTAAAATCCATCAGAACATTCAGATCATTTAGTTTGTACCACTCACAGTAAAGTCGAACACTCTGTACTGTGAGCCAGGGGGCTGagacttgatttaaaaaaaagaaaaaaaagaaaagaaaagtcctGCAGCCATTTGTCTACAAACATGCAACAAAAGTAatcaacacacaggaaatgaaagtaACCTGATATGAGATCAATACTAacttaaatcaatattttatatcaaatatatttgaaaGTCTGACCTGATGTTGCCAATGTGACTGAAGCCACTGCTGCTAGAGTCAATGGCTTATTTATCCTGTATGTGATCTATTATAACATCAGaaaaactttaattcatttgCTTGATAGTTATGATACAATATTTACAGTTACACCTGAACGACTTTTGATTTGCTTTAGtataatcataaaaat
This window contains:
- the nadsyn1 gene encoding glutamine-dependent NAD(+) synthetase isoform X2; translated protein: MGRKVTLATCSLNQWSLDFEGNLERILKSIEIAKTHGAKYRLGPELEICGYGCADHFYESDTLLHSFQVLRKLLESPVTQDIICDVGMPIMHHNVRYNCRVLFLNRKILLIRPKMLMANHGSYRELRWFSPWNQLRKTEEYFLPRMIQEVTGQDTVPFGDCVLSTKDTCIGTEICAELWNPRSPHIDMGLDGVEIFTNSSASHHELRKADQRVNLVRSATTKSGGIYLYANQRGCDGDRVYYDGCAMVAINGDLVAQGAQFSLNDVEVITATVDLEDVRSYRGELCQPLMESEHKPCHRVKVDFPLSTCDDFYLPTHQPIMWHFHTPEEEISLGPACWLWDYLRRSGQAGFLLPLSGGVDSSSTACLVHSMCVLLCQAVEDGNTQVLKDIRRVVGDDSYFPQQAKELCGRIFTTCYMASENSSEDTRNRAKELASQIGSSHMNINIDMAVKGILGIFSAVTGRWPQFHANGGSHRENLALQNVQARVRMVLAYLFAQLSLWASGRPGGLLVLGSANVDESLTGYFTKYDCSSADINPIGGISKTDLKGFLLYCAEQFQLSALRGILAAPPTAELEPLTDGQVSQTDEADMGMTYSELSVIGRLRKISKCGPFSMFCKLIHMWKEVLSPTEVAQKVKHFFWMYSVNRHKMTTVTPSYHAESYSPDDNRFDLRPFLYNTHWTWQFRCIDTQVSQMTANTSKQ
- the nadsyn1 gene encoding glutamine-dependent NAD(+) synthetase isoform X4; the protein is MGRKVTLATCSLNQWSLDFEGNLERILKSIEIAKTHGAKYRLGPELEICGYGCADHFYESDTLLHSFQVLRKLLESPVTQDIICDVGMKTEEYFLPRMIQEVTGQDTVPFGDCVLSTKDTCIGTEICAELWNPRSPHIDMGLDGVEIFTNSSASHHELRKADQRVNLVRSATTKSGGIYLYANQRGCDGDRVYYDGCAMVAINGDLVAQGAQFSLNDVEVITATVDLEDVRSYRGELCQPLMESEHKPCHRVKVDFPLSTCDDFYLPTHQPIMWHFHTPEEEISLGPACWLWDYLRRSGQAGFLLPLSGGVDSSSTACLVHSMCVLLCQAVEDGNTQVLKDIRRVVGDDSYFPQQAKELCGRIFTTCYMASENSSEDTRNRAKELASQIGSSHMNINIDMAVKGILGIFSAVTGRWPQFHANGGSHRENLALQNVQARVRMVLAYLFAQLSLWASGRPGGLLVLGSANVDESLTGYFTKYDCSSADINPIGGISKTDLKGFLLYCAEQFQLSALRGILAAPPTAELEPLTDGQVSQTDEADMGMTYSELSVIGRLRKISKCGPFSMFCKLIHMWKEVLSPTEVAQKVKHFFWMYSVNRHKMTTVTPSYHAESYSPDDNRFDLRPFLYNTHWTWQFRCIDTQVSQMTANTSKQ